One window from the genome of Luteithermobacter gelatinilyticus encodes:
- the ahcY gene encoding adenosylhomocysteinase — protein MTEFTDYKVADIAQADWGRREIAIAETEMPGLMALREEYGASKPLKGARIAGCLHMTIQTAVLIETLIELGAEVRWSSCNIFSTQDHAAAAIAARGIPVFAWKGETEEEFLWCIRQTILGPDGWRPNMILDDGGDLTAMMYDEFPELLDDVRGISEETTTGVLRLYQMAKEGRLTVPAINVNDSVTKSKFDNLYGCRESLVDGIKRATDVMLAGKVAVVAGYGDVGKGSAASLRGQGARVLVTEIDPICALQAAMEGYEVTTMEEAAKIGDIFVTCTGNVDVITLDHMREMKDRAIVCNIGHFDSEIQISALENYKWEEVKPQVDEVIFPDGKRLIVLAKGRLVNLGCATGHPSFVMSASFTNQVMAQIELWNNADKYDNKVHVLPKHLDEKVAALHLPRLGVKLTKLTEKQAQYIDVPVNGPFKPEHYRY, from the coding sequence ATGACCGAATTTACTGATTATAAAGTCGCCGATATTGCCCAGGCGGACTGGGGGCGGCGCGAAATTGCCATTGCGGAAACGGAAATGCCGGGGTTGATGGCGCTGCGGGAGGAATATGGCGCGTCAAAGCCGCTGAAAGGTGCGCGTATTGCCGGTTGCCTGCACATGACCATTCAGACCGCGGTGCTGATCGAAACCCTGATCGAGCTGGGGGCCGAGGTGCGCTGGTCTTCCTGCAATATTTTCTCGACCCAGGATCATGCCGCTGCCGCCATTGCCGCACGGGGCATTCCGGTTTTCGCCTGGAAGGGGGAAACGGAAGAGGAATTTTTGTGGTGCATTCGCCAGACGATCCTGGGACCTGACGGCTGGCGTCCCAATATGATCCTGGATGATGGCGGCGACCTCACGGCCATGATGTATGATGAATTTCCGGAATTGTTGGACGATGTGCGCGGCATTTCCGAAGAAACCACAACCGGGGTGTTGCGGCTTTACCAGATGGCCAAGGAAGGCCGTCTGACCGTGCCCGCCATTAATGTGAATGACAGCGTGACCAAATCCAAATTTGACAACCTCTATGGCTGCCGCGAAAGCCTGGTGGACGGCATCAAACGGGCCACGGATGTGATGCTGGCCGGTAAGGTCGCGGTTGTTGCCGGTTATGGTGATGTGGGCAAGGGCTCTGCGGCCAGCCTGCGCGGGCAGGGAGCCCGGGTGTTGGTCACCGAAATTGATCCCATCTGTGCCCTGCAGGCGGCCATGGAAGGGTATGAAGTCACCACCATGGAAGAAGCCGCTAAAATCGGGGACATCTTTGTGACCTGTACCGGCAATGTGGATGTGATCACGCTGGATCACATGCGGGAAATGAAAGACCGCGCGATCGTCTGCAACATTGGGCATTTCGATTCCGAAATCCAGATTTCCGCGCTGGAAAATTATAAATGGGAAGAAGTCAAACCGCAGGTGGATGAAGTGATCTTCCCGGATGGAAAGCGCCTGATCGTGCTGGCCAAGGGCCGGCTTGTCAATCTGGGATGCGCCACGGGGCATCCCAGCTTTGTTATGAGTGCATCTTTCACCAATCAGGTGATGGCACAGATCGAACTCTGGAACAATGCTGACAAATATGACAACAAGGTCCATGTGCTGCCCAAGCATCTCGATGAAAAAGTGGCCGCCCTGCACCTGCCGCGTCTTGGCGTAAAACTGACCAAACTGACCGAAAAGCAGGCCCAGTATATTGATGTGCCTGTGAACGGTCCCTTTAAGCCGGAACATTACCGGTATTAA
- a CDS encoding NUDIX domain-containing protein produces the protein MAKGLPISVKGIILKGDGALLLQEPDGEWELPGGKLEDGEDLEKTLIREIYEETGLNVRSVRFLEYHIRTRDRGRSDLCVAIYCCEANFSSLKDIRLSREHIHAGLFAVYELDDLYLLDIYRQSLKKALS, from the coding sequence GTGGCGAAGGGACTCCCCATTTCCGTCAAGGGGATTATTCTCAAGGGAGACGGCGCGCTGTTGCTACAGGAACCGGATGGGGAATGGGAATTGCCGGGCGGCAAACTGGAAGACGGCGAGGATCTGGAAAAAACCCTGATCCGGGAAATTTATGAAGAAACCGGCCTTAATGTCAGATCGGTCAGATTTCTTGAATATCATATTCGCACCCGGGACCGAGGCCGGTCAGATCTGTGTGTGGCAATATATTGCTGTGAGGCGAATTTTTCCTCTCTCAAGGACATTCGCCTGTCCAGGGAGCATATCCACGCCGGCCTGTTTGCTGTCTACGAACTGGATGATCTTTATCTGCTTGATATTTACCGGCAGAGCCTTAAAAAAGCGCTTTCCTGA
- a CDS encoding CYTH domain-containing protein, with protein sequence MIPPSDHMEIERKFLVRKLPKEAPVKQQNIRQGYIARENGNTVRIRQKDQNYILSIKAARSATVRYELEYDVSERDARLLFEICTGPVIEKTRKIYHHRGHVWEVDIFHGRNAGLVIAEVELKSAEEGVKVPDWIGREVSTDERFFNAYLFSRPFQDWGLSYEDLLDGK encoded by the coding sequence ATGATACCCCCTTCCGATCACATGGAAATCGAACGCAAGTTTTTGGTCCGCAAACTGCCTAAGGAAGCGCCGGTCAAACAGCAGAATATTCGCCAAGGATATATTGCCCGTGAAAATGGCAATACAGTCCGCATTCGCCAGAAAGATCAAAATTATATCCTCAGCATCAAGGCCGCCCGCAGCGCAACTGTCCGTTATGAACTGGAATATGACGTGAGCGAACGGGACGCCAGGCTTTTGTTCGAGATCTGCACCGGACCGGTAATTGAAAAAACCCGGAAAATCTATCATCATAGGGGGCATGTCTGGGAGGTGGATATCTTTCACGGCCGTAATGCTGGGCTGGTCATTGCCGAGGTTGAGCTGAAAAGCGCCGAGGAGGGGGTGAAGGTGCCGGACTGGATCGGCCGGGAAGTAAGCACCGATGAACGGTTTTTTAACGCCTATCTGTTTTCTCGGCCGTTTCAGGACTGGGGGCTGAGTTATGAGGACCTCCTGGATGGCAAATAG
- a CDS encoding CHAD domain-containing protein, translating into MYFYGPETLSPEHFSSDLCRKTGLVQVHEGDCYQQFLDTFDGRLFNAGGYLLFEEDKAGRQMIWRSLKDDRLLGRVVLSDRKQDLVRTVSAKPAFVWDLPSSPVRRRLEKVLDMRRLLPLLDLKTTRREYHLLGRDRKKIATVFLEYSRVNPAGQDITIEDGWIMRLLPVRGYEQDAAKLAQRLQQDMGFETRDIPYLSHLLRRCEITPGGYSSKLSLALDPQAPAGTATKQILNTLFDTLRANEEGLIADLDSEFLHDFRVAVRRTRSAFSQIKNVFPGPEAAFWKEQFSWLGQITGPKRDLDVYVLKFDAYLALLPPEYRETLAELRKFLLIRQCEEQKKLVRALRSKKYRDLIRRYKTFLRREARGDEAASDALRPIKQVADKRIWKMFVRIIAEGRAITADSPAEDLHELRKTGKKLRYLLEFFQSLYPAGAIRGLIKTLKNLQDNLGDFQDYEVQAHSISGFSQAMQARGMGTAQTFMAMGILCSHLLKGQQAAREEFAARFTAFDTKDIYNRFQTLFGSGLTRQ; encoded by the coding sequence ATGTATTTTTATGGTCCAGAAACCCTGAGCCCTGAACATTTTTCCTCCGATCTTTGTCGGAAAACCGGTTTGGTGCAGGTCCATGAAGGAGACTGTTACCAGCAGTTTTTGGATACTTTTGACGGACGGCTGTTTAACGCCGGCGGGTATCTGCTGTTTGAAGAGGATAAAGCGGGGCGTCAGATGATCTGGCGCAGCCTCAAGGATGACCGGCTTTTGGGCCGGGTTGTGTTGTCGGACCGCAAACAGGATCTTGTGAGGACGGTATCCGCCAAACCGGCTTTTGTGTGGGATTTGCCGTCCAGTCCGGTTCGCCGGCGTCTGGAAAAAGTCCTGGACATGCGGCGTCTGCTGCCTCTTCTGGATCTGAAAACGACACGCCGCGAATATCATTTGCTTGGGCGGGACCGAAAAAAAATCGCTACGGTGTTTCTGGAATATAGCCGGGTCAACCCCGCTGGGCAGGACATCACCATCGAGGATGGCTGGATCATGCGGTTGCTGCCGGTAAGGGGGTATGAACAGGACGCTGCAAAGCTCGCGCAGCGGCTACAACAGGATATGGGATTTGAAACGCGTGATATTCCTTATCTGTCACATCTGCTCCGCCGGTGTGAGATCACGCCGGGGGGATATTCCTCGAAACTGTCTCTTGCCCTGGATCCGCAAGCCCCGGCAGGGACGGCCACCAAACAGATTCTGAACACCCTGTTTGATACCCTGCGCGCCAATGAAGAGGGCCTTATTGCCGATCTGGACAGTGAGTTCCTGCATGATTTTCGGGTGGCGGTGCGTCGCACCCGTTCGGCGTTCAGTCAGATCAAGAATGTGTTCCCAGGGCCGGAGGCGGCTTTCTGGAAAGAGCAGTTCTCCTGGCTGGGGCAGATTACCGGCCCCAAACGCGACCTGGATGTCTATGTGCTGAAATTCGATGCATATCTTGCCCTGCTGCCTCCAGAATATCGGGAGACGCTGGCGGAGTTGAGAAAATTTCTTTTGATCCGCCAGTGCGAGGAGCAGAAAAAGCTGGTCCGCGCCCTCAGAAGCAAAAAATACCGGGACCTGATCAGGCGTTATAAAACCTTCCTGAGGAGGGAAGCGCGCGGGGATGAGGCGGCATCAGACGCACTCCGGCCCATCAAGCAGGTGGCCGACAAGCGTATCTGGAAAATGTTTGTCCGGATTATTGCCGAAGGGCGCGCGATCACGGCGGACAGTCCGGCCGAAGATCTGCACGAATTACGCAAAACCGGGAAGAAGTTGCGTTATCTGCTGGAGTTTTTTCAGTCGCTGTATCCGGCCGGCGCCATACGGGGTTTGATCAAGACGTTGAAAAACCTTCAGGATAATCTTGGTGATTTTCAGGATTACGAAGTGCAGGCGCATTCCATTTCCGGGTTTTCCCAGGCTATGCAGGCGCGTGGCATGGGGACGGCCCAGACTTTTATGGCCATGGGCATTCTGTGTTCCCATCTTCTGAAGGGGCAGCAGGCCGCCCGGGAGGAATTTGCCGCCCGTTTTACGGCTTTTGATACAAAAGACATCTATAATCGTTTTCAGACGCTTTTTGGGTCGGGGCTTACTCGTCAATAA
- a CDS encoding J domain-containing protein, producing the protein MPRSKSWGFPRWDGYNVDREPVSVRLCDYDGCDQPGNFPAPKAPDSPEKWYFCQQHVTEYNRNWNYFAGRNKAEAFRRAQEEARTSAGYTHSGAYDNGAESYGAGERRAAAFAVLDLEETASQKEIKAAFRRLVKKYHPDTNPGDKEAARKFQQVTAAYDILSVK; encoded by the coding sequence ATGCCGCGTTCAAAAAGCTGGGGATTCCCGAGGTGGGACGGCTATAATGTGGACCGCGAGCCGGTTTCCGTCCGGCTGTGTGATTATGACGGATGTGATCAGCCCGGTAACTTTCCCGCTCCCAAGGCACCGGATTCCCCGGAAAAATGGTATTTCTGTCAGCAGCATGTAACGGAATATAACCGTAACTGGAATTATTTTGCCGGCCGTAACAAGGCGGAAGCCTTCCGACGGGCGCAGGAAGAAGCCCGCACCAGCGCCGGGTATACCCACAGCGGCGCCTATGACAACGGGGCAGAGAGTTATGGCGCGGGGGAACGGCGAGCGGCGGCTTTTGCCGTGCTTGATCTGGAAGAGACGGCCAGTCAGAAAGAAATCAAGGCGGCTTTTCGCCGCCTGGTGAAAAAATATCACCCGGATACTAATCCCGGCGATAAGGAGGCGGCGCGGAAATTTCAGCAGGTCACCGCCGCTTATGATATTCTCAGCGTAAAATGA
- a CDS encoding response regulator transcription factor, which translates to MATTIALVDDDQNILTSVSMALEAEGFAVKTYTDGASALQGMNENPVDMAVLDIKMPRMDGMELLRRLREKHNFPVIFLTSKDDEIDEMLGLKMGADDYIKKPFSQRLLIERIKTVLRRVEAVKKSTQAEEDDDGVMVRGRLRLDPVRHLCQWDGQDVKLTVTEFLILQALAYRPGHVKSRDQLMDVAYNDDVYVDDRTIDSHIKRLRKKFRMVDSDFDGIETLYGVGYRYSES; encoded by the coding sequence ATGGCGACAACGATTGCACTTGTAGATGATGACCAGAATATTCTGACATCCGTAAGCATGGCGCTGGAAGCGGAAGGATTTGCCGTCAAAACCTATACCGACGGCGCCAGTGCCCTTCAGGGGATGAATGAAAATCCCGTGGATATGGCGGTACTGGACATCAAAATGCCGCGCATGGACGGCATGGAACTGCTGCGCCGGTTGCGGGAGAAACACAATTTCCCGGTCATTTTCCTCACCTCCAAAGATGATGAAATAGACGAAATGCTGGGTCTGAAAATGGGCGCGGATGATTACATCAAAAAACCCTTTTCCCAGCGGCTGCTGATTGAACGCATCAAAACCGTCCTGCGCCGGGTGGAAGCGGTGAAAAAGAGCACCCAGGCAGAGGAAGACGATGATGGCGTCATGGTCCGCGGACGACTGCGCCTGGATCCGGTGCGCCATCTGTGTCAATGGGATGGCCAGGATGTGAAACTGACGGTGACAGAGTTTCTTATTTTGCAGGCCCTGGCTTATCGGCCCGGGCATGTGAAAAGCCGGGACCAGCTGATGGATGTGGCCTATAATGATGATGTTTATGTGGATGACCGCACCATTGATAGCCACATCAAACGCCTGAGAAAAAAATTCCGGATGGTGGATTCGGACTTTGACGGCATTGAAACCCTGTACGGCGTTGGGTACCGTTACAGCGAAAGCTGA
- a CDS encoding stimulus-sensing domain-containing protein — translation MTLDTHGDQTRKTFRTRPKRRISPLTFRIMLVNVMALVFLGGGILYVDQMQESLMEARIEDLLKDAKIMAASIGEAATRGPETTEIELLPAQQIIIRLVEVTDIRSRLFDVSGTKLIDSRDLAVEHAIIVDELPPEGGIASFWERFGWEVSHLLDRLHRRYALEEYHEIAGETAANYPEVQQALEGEDSYRVRVLTDRFDIITVAVPVQRFRRVLGALMLSADTRDIREAVQNARMTILELFGAALLLTLTLSAFLARTIVSPILRLARAADRIRMATNAEHRIPDYSARNDEIGDLSRSLREMTDTLARQIDAIAAFAADVAHELKNPLTSLRSAIETLELAKTDANKKKLLGIIQHDVKRLDRLISDISDASRLDAELARSRMERVNMTALLETLVDIYTTTQRDRLPQIILEVGSRRRPPEAGRPACYVMGLEGQLGQVVRNLIDNAISFSRPEGHIWVRLRQNKGMIELVVEDEGVGIPENKLEDIFKRFYSERPKGEAFGKHSGLGLSICKQIVESHGGSIRAENRPDGPGARFTVLLPAAPKS, via the coding sequence ATGACTCTTGACACCCACGGGGACCAAACCAGAAAAACTTTCCGCACCCGCCCGAAGCGCCGCATCTCGCCGCTGACCTTTCGCATCATGCTGGTGAATGTCATGGCACTGGTCTTTCTGGGCGGCGGCATTCTTTATGTGGACCAGATGCAGGAAAGCCTGATGGAGGCCCGCATCGAGGACCTGTTGAAAGATGCCAAAATCATGGCGGCCTCCATTGGGGAAGCTGCCACCCGGGGACCGGAAACCACGGAAATCGAATTGCTTCCGGCGCAGCAAATTATTATCCGTTTGGTAGAGGTTACCGACATTCGCTCGCGTCTGTTCGACGTTTCAGGAACCAAGCTGATCGACAGCCGGGATTTGGCTGTGGAACACGCCATCATCGTTGACGAATTGCCGCCCGAAGGGGGCATCGCCAGTTTCTGGGAGCGGTTCGGCTGGGAAGTCTCTCACCTTCTCGACCGGCTGCACCGGCGATATGCGCTGGAAGAATACCACGAAATTGCCGGGGAAACGGCCGCCAATTATCCCGAGGTCCAGCAAGCCCTGGAAGGGGAAGACAGTTATCGGGTCCGGGTACTCACGGACCGCTTTGACATTATCACGGTGGCCGTACCGGTCCAGAGATTCCGCCGGGTGCTCGGGGCGCTTATGCTATCGGCCGATACCCGGGATATCCGGGAAGCCGTCCAGAACGCCCGCATGACTATCCTGGAGCTGTTTGGCGCGGCGCTGCTATTGACCCTGACCCTGTCGGCGTTTCTGGCACGGACCATCGTCTCGCCGATTCTCCGGCTGGCCCGGGCGGCAGACCGCATCCGCATGGCCACCAATGCCGAACACCGCATCCCGGATTATTCCGCCCGCAATGACGAAATCGGGGATCTGAGCCGTTCGCTCAGGGAAATGACCGATACGCTGGCCCGCCAGATTGATGCCATAGCCGCCTTTGCGGCGGATGTGGCGCATGAACTGAAAAATCCGCTCACTTCACTGCGCAGCGCCATTGAAACCCTGGAACTGGCCAAGACCGATGCCAACAAGAAAAAGCTGCTGGGCATCATCCAGCATGACGTCAAACGTCTGGACCGGCTGATTTCCGATATTTCGGATGCTTCGCGCCTCGATGCAGAACTGGCCCGCAGCCGCATGGAGCGGGTCAATATGACGGCGCTGCTGGAAACGCTGGTGGATATATACACCACGACCCAGCGCGACCGGCTGCCCCAAATTATCCTTGAAGTCGGTTCCCGGCGGCGTCCCCCCGAGGCGGGACGTCCGGCCTGTTATGTGATGGGACTGGAAGGCCAGCTGGGCCAGGTGGTGCGCAACCTGATCGACAATGCCATTTCCTTTTCCCGGCCGGAGGGCCATATCTGGGTCAGGCTGCGCCAGAACAAGGGCATGATCGAACTTGTGGTGGAAGACGAAGGGGTCGGCATCCCGGAAAACAAACTGGAAGATATCTTTAAGAGATTTTATTCCGAACGCCCGAAAGGCGAGGCATTCGGCAAACATTCCGGGCTGGGGTTGAGCATCTGCAAACAGATTGTGGAATCACACGGTGGCAGCATCCGGGCGGAAAACCGCCCGGACGGTCCGGGGGCTCGCTTTACGGTCCTGCTACCCGCCGCACCGAAGTCCTGA
- a CDS encoding HPr kinase/phosphorylase, whose protein sequence is MELLHATVVEWQGKGIMIMGPPGAGKSDLALRLIDAGGILVGDDYVNISKEKDRLIARPAENIAGLMEVRGVGLVHMAYKKQAGLDLVLDLKAERSAIERLPEAAYFERLGVRLPRLEFYAFEVSAVAKLRCAIDFFNL, encoded by the coding sequence ATGGAACTCTTACATGCAACAGTGGTGGAATGGCAGGGAAAAGGCATCATGATCATGGGGCCACCCGGCGCTGGCAAATCCGATCTGGCATTGCGTCTGATTGATGCGGGGGGGATTCTGGTGGGGGATGATTATGTCAATATCAGCAAGGAAAAGGACCGGCTTATCGCGCGGCCGGCGGAAAATATTGCCGGACTGATGGAGGTGCGCGGGGTGGGGCTGGTACATATGGCTTATAAAAAACAGGCCGGCCTTGACCTGGTGCTGGATCTGAAAGCCGAGCGCAGCGCCATCGAACGCTTGCCCGAAGCGGCATATTTTGAACGGCTAGGCGTACGTCTGCCCCGACTGGAGTTTTACGCTTTCGAGGTCTCGGCGGTGGCGAAGCTGCGCTGTGCGATCGATTTTTTCAATCTCTGA
- the rapZ gene encoding RNase adapter RapZ — protein sequence MSQAVPQDAAEEAGKKLKLLLITGLSGAGKSTALKALEDIGYEAIDNLPLSLLPNLIDLARGDDPDHANPAFAIGIDARTRNFNPQKITSQLRKLKARADVDIRVLFFDCNNNIIAKRFTETRRRHPLAIDRPMADGIVRERQMMEVLRAEADYVFDTTDLGVHELKRLLSQRFERSIGGDMTISICSFSYPKGLPRDADLVLDVRFLRNPHYVENLKPLSGLDPEVCAYVEGDPDYQTFWDRIASLILWLLPEYKKEGKAYLTIAFGCTGGRHRSVCVAEKMAGFLRQKGFLVTLHHRELPSAD from the coding sequence ATGTCACAGGCCGTTCCACAAGACGCTGCTGAAGAGGCCGGCAAAAAGCTGAAGCTGTTGTTGATCACGGGGTTGTCCGGGGCCGGAAAATCCACAGCACTCAAGGCGCTGGAAGACATCGGATATGAGGCCATCGACAATCTGCCACTCAGCCTGCTGCCCAATCTGATTGATCTGGCCCGGGGCGATGACCCCGATCACGCCAATCCTGCCTTTGCCATTGGCATTGACGCCCGGACCCGCAACTTCAATCCGCAAAAAATTACCAGCCAGCTGCGCAAACTCAAGGCGCGGGCCGATGTGGACATCCGTGTTCTGTTTTTCGACTGTAACAATAACATTATTGCCAAACGGTTCACGGAAACCCGGCGGCGTCATCCGCTGGCCATTGACCGTCCTATGGCCGACGGCATTGTCCGTGAGCGCCAGATGATGGAGGTGCTCCGCGCTGAAGCGGATTATGTTTTCGATACGACGGATCTTGGCGTACACGAGTTAAAGCGTCTTTTAAGCCAACGGTTTGAACGTTCCATCGGCGGCGACATGACCATCTCTATCTGCTCGTTCAGCTATCCCAAGGGGTTGCCCCGGGATGCGGATCTTGTCCTGGATGTACGTTTTCTCAGAAATCCGCATTATGTGGAAAATCTGAAACCGTTGAGCGGCCTTGACCCCGAGGTTTGCGCCTATGTGGAGGGAGACCCGGACTATCAGACGTTCTGGGACAGAATTGCCAGCTTGATTTTATGGCTTCTCCCTGAGTATAAGAAGGAAGGAAAAGCCTATCTGACCATTGCCTTCGGCTGCACGGGCGGTCGTCACAGGTCGGTGTGTGTGGCTGAAAAAATGGCTGGATTTTTGCGTCAGAAAGGATTTCTGGTGACGCTTCATCATCGTGAACTTCCGTCTGCGGACTAG
- a CDS encoding PTS sugar transporter subunit IIA, with protein MIGMVVVTHGRLAEEFVSAMEHVVGPQKAVRSICIGPDDDMEQRRQDIFDAVKDVDEGDGVILLTDMFGGTPSNLAISIMDNANVEVIAGINLPMLIKLASVRVASSMEDAIKAAQDAGKKYINVASHVLSGEA; from the coding sequence ATGATTGGTATGGTTGTTGTAACGCATGGCAGACTGGCGGAAGAGTTTGTATCCGCCATGGAACATGTGGTTGGGCCGCAAAAGGCCGTCAGGTCCATCTGTATTGGCCCCGATGATGATATGGAACAGCGACGGCAGGATATTTTCGATGCCGTCAAGGATGTGGACGAAGGGGACGGCGTCATTCTTCTCACCGACATGTTTGGCGGCACCCCGTCCAATCTGGCCATCTCCATCATGGACAACGCCAATGTGGAAGTGATTGCCGGTATCAACCTGCCCATGCTGATCAAGCTGGCCAGTGTGCGGGTGGCTTCCTCCATGGAAGATGCTATCAAAGCCGCCCAGGACGCCGGCAAGAAATATATCAACGTGGCTTCCCATGTGCTGTCCGGAGAAGCCTGA
- a CDS encoding HPr family phosphocarrier protein, with product MAQEPQRRTVTIVNRRGLHARASAKFVSVAERYQADIEVSKDGTTVSGTSIMGLMMLAAAPGDQITLSGSGPDVGAALDDLQQMIENKFGEE from the coding sequence ATGGCCCAGGAACCGCAACGCCGGACCGTCACAATCGTCAACCGGCGCGGGCTTCACGCCCGGGCGTCGGCAAAATTCGTCTCCGTGGCAGAACGTTATCAGGCGGATATCGAAGTTTCCAAAGACGGAACCACCGTCAGCGGCACCTCGATCATGGGGCTGATGATGTTGGCAGCGGCCCCGGGGGACCAGATCACGCTCAGCGGCAGCGGCCCCGATGTGGGCGCCGCCCTCGACGACCTGCAACAGATGATCGAAAACAAATTCGGTGAAGAATAA
- a CDS encoding D-Ala-D-Ala carboxypeptidase family metallohydrolase: MKLSAHFSLDELVRSETALRRGLDNTPPPPVIEKLALLVRHILEPVRTAFSLPFSPSSGYRCPALNRLLGSRETSQHIRGEAVDFRLPGIPLIEVAHWIRDHLDYDQLILEFYDPLSPGRGWLHCSWVGTERNRHDALIFDGHMYRRF, encoded by the coding sequence ATGAAGCTTAGCGCCCACTTTAGCCTGGACGAACTGGTTCGGTCGGAAACCGCCCTGCGCCGGGGTCTGGACAACACGCCGCCACCCCCGGTTATTGAAAAACTTGCCCTTCTGGTCCGCCATATTCTGGAACCGGTCCGCACGGCCTTCTCCCTGCCCTTTTCGCCCAGCAGTGGCTATCGCTGCCCGGCCCTGAACCGACTTCTGGGGTCCCGGGAGACGTCTCAGCATATCCGCGGCGAAGCCGTGGACTTCCGCCTTCCAGGTATCCCGTTGATCGAGGTGGCCCACTGGATCCGGGACCATCTGGACTATGACCAGCTTATTCTCGAATTTTATGATCCGCTGTCGCCGGGGCGGGGCTGGCTCCATTGTTCCTGGGTTGGCACCGAACGGAATCGTCACGATGCCCTGATTTTCGACGGCCATATGTATCGGAGGTTTTGA
- a CDS encoding 3TM-type holin: MSFLGKLFGGPAVDAVSALGNVFDKLFTSDEEKARARAVLEKIRQQPHLLQAEINRVEAAHRSVFVAGWRPFIGWVCGLGFLWAFLLHPLVEWLVAVQELDIVPPEIRTDHMMELVLALLGLGALRSAEKMTGRSK; the protein is encoded by the coding sequence ATGTCTTTTCTGGGAAAACTGTTTGGCGGGCCGGCAGTGGATGCGGTTTCCGCCCTTGGCAATGTGTTTGATAAGTTGTTCACCAGTGATGAGGAAAAAGCCCGGGCCCGGGCGGTGCTTGAAAAAATTCGCCAGCAACCGCACCTGCTTCAGGCGGAAATCAACCGGGTGGAAGCCGCGCACCGGTCCGTTTTTGTGGCCGGTTGGCGGCCATTCATCGGCTGGGTCTGCGGACTGGGGTTTCTGTGGGCTTTTTTGTTGCATCCGCTGGTGGAATGGCTGGTAGCGGTGCAAGAACTGGATATTGTCCCTCCGGAAATCAGAACGGATCATATGATGGAACTGGTGCTGGCGCTTCTCGGTCTCGGGGCCCTGCGCAGTGCCGAGAAAATGACGGGTCGCAGCAAATAA
- a CDS encoding AsmA family protein encodes MKKALFAVLIILALIIGALVYIASQAGALIQKATLDYGPEVTGAAIELDGVDVSFLGGQARLNGLVVHNPEGFKSSHAFKVDEVAVRLDVMSVMDDVIRIQEIRIQGADLVYELGSKGNNIHQLQKNVENYIARFGAREDSESVKKFIIDDIYVNGTKVQLATDLMGGKSAGLTLPDIHLENVGNENKAATGAEVLKKVLSAVNTSLGKVVTKDMIKDALGEAENILKDIFK; translated from the coding sequence ATGAAAAAAGCTCTGTTTGCCGTTCTTATAATCCTGGCTCTAATCATTGGCGCGCTGGTGTATATCGCCTCGCAGGCCGGGGCGCTGATTCAGAAAGCGACACTGGATTATGGCCCGGAAGTCACCGGCGCGGCCATTGAACTGGATGGGGTGGACGTGTCCTTTCTCGGCGGGCAGGCCCGCCTCAACGGGCTGGTGGTTCACAATCCGGAAGGGTTCAAATCCTCTCATGCCTTCAAAGTGGATGAGGTTGCCGTCAGGCTGGACGTGATGTCAGTGATGGACGATGTGATCCGTATTCAGGAAATCCGCATCCAGGGCGCCGATCTGGTCTATGAACTGGGCAGCAAAGGCAACAATATCCACCAGTTGCAGAAAAATGTGGAAAACTACATCGCCCGCTTTGGGGCCCGTGAGGACAGCGAAAGCGTCAAAAAATTCATCATTGACGATATTTATGTCAACGGCACCAAAGTGCAGCTGGCCACTGACCTGATGGGCGGCAAAAGCGCTGGCCTGACCCTGCCGGATATCCATCTGGAAAATGTGGGTAATGAAAACAAGGCGGCCACCGGCGCCGAGGTGCTGAAAAAAGTCCTGAGTGCGGTCAATACCAGCCTTGGCAAGGTGGTGACCAAGGACATGATCAAAGACGCGCTGGGCGAAGCGGAAAATATACTCAAGGATATTTTCAAATAA